From Zhongshania aliphaticivorans, one genomic window encodes:
- a CDS encoding cation transporter, with amino-acid sequence MSTDSKVCCGSSSTAPTQAEANSDMQAGASHVSVFHVTDMDCPSEENLIRTAFASFDEGLTFEFDISNRRVRIYHPDIAETVEKTMISVGLRAQLISLEPVDFDAVRQAQVTAKSDEVREARVLRWLLAINAVMFALEFGVGIVAQSTGLIADSLDMFADAAVYGASLYAVGKAARLKLKAAHFSGWLQLALAVGVLLEVFRRAVYGSEPVSVLMMGAGAVALVANIACLLLIFKSRNQGAHMKASWIFSANDVLANTGVIIAGILVAMTGSHIPDLVVGVIIGFIVLNGARRILLLR; translated from the coding sequence ATGTCAACAGATTCGAAAGTGTGCTGCGGCTCTAGCAGCACAGCGCCAACACAGGCTGAAGCGAACAGCGATATGCAGGCTGGAGCCAGCCACGTAAGCGTGTTTCATGTCACTGATATGGATTGCCCGTCAGAAGAGAACCTGATTCGCACTGCATTTGCTAGTTTTGATGAGGGGCTCACCTTCGAATTCGACATTTCCAACCGCAGGGTGCGGATATATCACCCAGATATTGCGGAGACAGTGGAAAAAACCATGATCTCTGTTGGTCTTCGGGCACAACTGATTTCATTGGAGCCGGTAGATTTTGATGCCGTTCGGCAAGCCCAGGTAACGGCAAAGTCCGACGAAGTAAGAGAGGCGCGGGTATTACGGTGGTTGCTGGCAATCAACGCGGTCATGTTTGCACTTGAGTTTGGCGTGGGCATTGTGGCGCAATCCACTGGCTTAATCGCTGACTCGCTGGATATGTTTGCCGATGCTGCGGTCTATGGTGCGTCGCTGTATGCGGTGGGTAAGGCCGCTCGACTTAAGCTCAAGGCTGCCCATTTCTCTGGCTGGCTACAGCTCGCGCTTGCTGTGGGCGTCCTACTCGAAGTCTTTAGGCGAGCTGTCTACGGGAGCGAACCCGTTTCAGTACTCATGATGGGGGCAGGCGCCGTTGCCTTGGTAGCGAATATTGCTTGCCTCTTGCTAATCTTCAAATCGCGTAACCAAGGGGCACATATGAAGGCCAGCTGGATATTCTCAGCCAATGATGTGTTGGCCAATACCGGCGTCATCATTGCCGGCATTCTAGTGGCGATGACGGGATCACACATTCCGGATTTGGTGGTTGGGGTTATTATTGGCTTTATTGTTTTAAACGGCGCTCGGCGTATACTTCTGCTACGATAG